The Siniperca chuatsi isolate FFG_IHB_CAS linkage group LG17, ASM2008510v1, whole genome shotgun sequence genomic sequence TGAAAGTGGTATCTGAGTTATGAAGTGATACTGAGCCTTTGATGCGAAGAAACTCAAAAATTTTTGTTTTCGGAGTCTGTGTGTAAATGCGATTGGCACAACGTGAGCGTcgtatttcattttaattctagATGTGCCTCATGATTGACATGTGGGTCACATTTTCAAGTTAGAAAATTCAGAATTCTGgattaatctgtaaaaaaaaatcacatccctgagTATGAACACTTTAGGAATCAACTGTTCGTGTTTTACACATCAATTCAAGACGAGGACAGTCCATTGAATTAGAAATAAATTGTGTTAAGTCAAgacatttaatttataaatcacattttaaaacaccaaatgtTGACCATAGTTGCTGTATAGGTGACATAAAATACTTTTagaaaatttaaatacattttaaaatcaatgaatACATGTCATAACAAAAAGCACTTTGCCCGGAAACAACGAAATAACGTAGACtcgaataaaaacagaattaaaatggtCACATGGCTTCTCTGATAAGATGAAGCAGAACTTCTTTTGGAGTCTGTCACAGTTTTTAGCTGATCAGCGTTGAGCCAAGTCCTGCCCTCAGTACTTCAATCCTGCTGGaaaaaaatgtctcaacaagcagcttcatttatttctgctgctctcacCAACACACTTGTGATTTTTGATATAAGCGAGCTTAGTGAATCTTTTATCACAAACGCtacaactaaatggtttctcccctgtgtggacagTCAAGTGTCGTCTCAAATGTTCCTTTTGTGCAaatcttttaccacaaactgaacacctaaatggtttctcccctgtgtggattctcgTGTGTTTGAACAAAGAGCTTCTGGCACTGAAACTTgctttacaaactgagcagctgaaaggtttttctcctgtatgaaCTCTTAAGTGTGTGGTCAAAGTTGAACTTCGTGCGAATCTTGTACCACAGACGGAGCAACTAaagggtttctcccctgtgtggattctcatgtgtgtCACAACATCTCTTCTCCATTGAAAAGTTTTGTTACAAATTGAGCAGCTGAAAcgcttttcttcttctgaatGAAGTCTCATGTGAGTCGTTAAGGCGTTCTTCCGGGTGTAttttttaccacaaactgaacaactaaaGGGTTTCTCCCCGGTATGGATTTCCATGTGTGTGAACAAATTGCTTCTGGCACTGAAACTTGCattacaaactgagcagctgaaagGTTTTTCTCCCGTATGAACTCTTAAGTGTGCGGTCAAAGTTGAGTTTCGTGTGAATGCTGTACCACAGATGGAGCAACTAaagggtttctcccctgtgtggattctcatgtgccTCACAACATCTCTTCTCCattgaaaagtttttttacaaactgagcagctgtAACGTTTTCCTTCTGAATGAAGTCTCATATGAGTCATTAAAGAGATCTTATGAAGGTATCgtttaccacaaactgagcaGCTAAATGGTTTCACTGCTGTTTGGATTCCATGGTGTTTCTGCAGATGTTCCTTGTGGCCAAAGCTTGTAGCACATTCAGAGGAGCTAACTGATGTTTTTCCAGTATTACAGTCCTGATCACTCACAGGTTCTgggtttaaacctgactgaggttcCCTGGTCTCCTCCCAATCACAACTGTCGTCAGTCTCGGGTTCAGAGGAGTGTGAAGTCTTGTCTCGAGGAGCTGGTTGTAAATGATTATCTGGATTAAAGTTCCTGGCTGgttctggtcctccacagtcctctccatcagcttctGGTTTCAAATGCTCTGCATCTCTGTTCTCTTCAGTTTGGCTTTGATGAAGCTGCgaggactgaggtttctcttcatcatcatcatcttcttcactcttcacaggaGCGAATGGGAACTCGGTGAtatcggcctcctccagccctcggagctgctctccctcctgactggtccagagctcctcctgctcctctttaatgtgtggcggctctgggtcctggtccagactggggctCCACTCCTGAACCTCTTCTGTACTCACCGACAGCCGCTGGACGCCTGTggagaataatgaaatacatacaCGTTTTAGGAAACTGTCATTTCCTGTTGACACTTAAACCACTGACACCACTACTTTCTTAAACACGGGGAGAAATGTTGCACATTTTGTACAACATATTCGGAAGTCACTCAAACTAAAACTACAAGCGTATCGTGCGCTTTGCAGCTGTCATACTCGAACAGCTTCAGTGTCTTTTAGTGGCAGATGGTTTCCCAGCAGTTTAAAGTGAGAAG encodes the following:
- the LOC122864546 gene encoding zinc finger protein OZF-like isoform X3, translated to MSFNPEVRLHRAGVQRLSVSTEEVQEWSPSLDQDPEPPHIKEEQEELWTSQEGEQLRGLEEADITEFPFAPVKSEEDDDDEEKPQSSQLHQSQTEENRDAEHLKPEADGEDCGGPEPARNFNPDNHLQPAPRDKTSHSSEPETDDSCDWEETREPQSGLNPEPVSDQDCNTGKTSVSSSECATSFGHKEHLQKHHGIQTAVKPFSCSVCGKRYLHKISLMTHMRLHSEGKRYSCSVCKKTFQWRRDVVRHMRIHTGEKPFSCSICGTAFTRNSTLTAHLRVHTGEKPFSCSVCNASFSARSNLFTHMEIHTGEKPFSCSVCGKKYTRKNALTTHMRLHSEEEKRFSCSICNKTFQWRRDVVTHMRIHTGEKPFSCSVCGTRFARSSTLTTHLRVHTGEKPFSCSVCKASFSARSSLFKHTRIHTGEKPFRCSVCGKRFAQKEHLRRHLTVHTGEKPFSCSVCDKRFTKLAYIKNHKCVGESSRNK
- the LOC122864546 gene encoding zinc finger protein OZF-like isoform X2, which produces MCRTSYIHSLRAEPAPEATPQRSPAGHGVQRLSVSTEEVQEWSPSLDQDPEPPHIKEEQEELWTSQEGEQLRGLEEADITEFPFAPVKSEEDDDDEEKPQSSQLHQSQTEENRDAEHLKPEADGEDCGGPEPARNFNPDNHLQPAPRDKTSHSSEPETDDSCDWEETREPQSGLNPEPVSDQDCNTGKTSVSSSECATSFGHKEHLQKHHGIQTAVKPFSCSVCGKRYLHKISLMTHMRLHSEGKRYSCSVCKKTFQWRRDVVRHMRIHTGEKPFSCSICGTAFTRNSTLTAHLRVHTGEKPFSCSVCNASFSARSNLFTHMEIHTGEKPFSCSVCGKKYTRKNALTTHMRLHSEEEKRFSCSICNKTFQWRRDVVTHMRIHTGEKPFSCSVCGTRFARSSTLTTHLRVHTGEKPFSCSVCKASFSARSSLFKHTRIHTGEKPFRCSVCGKRFAQKEHLRRHLTVHTGEKPFSCSVCDKRFTKLAYIKNHKCVGESSRNK
- the LOC122864546 gene encoding zinc finger protein OZF-like isoform X1 yields the protein MSKVQMLRAFVNQRLSAAAEEIFGLFERTIAEHEEELCRSKEENERQRKLLDAVFQPEVRLHRAGVQRLSVSTEEVQEWSPSLDQDPEPPHIKEEQEELWTSQEGEQLRGLEEADITEFPFAPVKSEEDDDDEEKPQSSQLHQSQTEENRDAEHLKPEADGEDCGGPEPARNFNPDNHLQPAPRDKTSHSSEPETDDSCDWEETREPQSGLNPEPVSDQDCNTGKTSVSSSECATSFGHKEHLQKHHGIQTAVKPFSCSVCGKRYLHKISLMTHMRLHSEGKRYSCSVCKKTFQWRRDVVRHMRIHTGEKPFSCSICGTAFTRNSTLTAHLRVHTGEKPFSCSVCNASFSARSNLFTHMEIHTGEKPFSCSVCGKKYTRKNALTTHMRLHSEEEKRFSCSICNKTFQWRRDVVTHMRIHTGEKPFSCSVCGTRFARSSTLTTHLRVHTGEKPFSCSVCKASFSARSSLFKHTRIHTGEKPFRCSVCGKRFAQKEHLRRHLTVHTGEKPFSCSVCDKRFTKLAYIKNHKCVGESSRNK